From the genome of Vicia villosa cultivar HV-30 ecotype Madison, WI linkage group LG2, Vvil1.0, whole genome shotgun sequence, one region includes:
- the LOC131646991 gene encoding probable pectinesterase 68, whose translation MANTTLFHSLQLFLVFTCMLLNAGTLTFGARYHDTTFNSLSSSNSSHDNHHWTGPVGHRVITVDVNGGGQFSSVQDAVNDVPDNNTMNVLIKISAGKYKEKVVVPVTKPYVTFQGEGREVTVIEWHDRASDPGPNGQQLRTYRTASVTVFANYFSARNITFKNTAPAPMPGMQGWQAVAFRISGDKAYFSGCGFYGAQDTLCDDAGRHYFKECYIEGSIDFIFGNGRSIYKDCELHSIASRFGSIAAQDRNDPTEKTGFAFVRCKVTGSGPLYVGRAMGQYSRIVYAYTYFDNIVANGGWDDWDHANNKNKTVFFGVYKCWGPGANAVRGVSWAQELDFESAHPFIRKSFVNGRHWIAPNDA comes from the exons ATGGCTAACACTACTCTTTTCCATTCACTGCAATTATTTTTGGTTTTCACTTGCATGTTGTTAAATGCAGGAACATTGACATTCGGTGCACGCTATCACGACACAACCTTCAACTCTTTATCTTCTTCAAACTCCTCCCACGACAACCACCACTGGACCGGACCAGTTGGCCACCGTGTAATAACGGTTGATGTCAATGGCGGAGGCCAGTTCAGTTCCGTCCAAGACGCTGTCAATGATGTCCCGGACAACAATACAATGAACGTCCTTATTAAAATTAGTGCCGGAAAATACAA AGAGAAAGTGGTGGTTCCCGTGACGAAACCGTACGTAACTTTTCAAGGGGAGGGAAGAGAAGTGACAGTGATAGAATGGCATGATAGAGCGAGTGATCCTGGTCCCAATGGACAACAGCTACGGACTTATAGAACTGCTTCTGTTACCGTTTTCGCTAATTATTTCTCCGCAAGAAATATCACCTTCAag AACACAGCGCCGGCACCGATGCCGGGGATGCAAGGATGGCAAGCGGTGGCGTTTCGGATATCCGGCGATAAAGCGTACTTCTCCGGCTGTGGATTCTACGGCGCACAGGATACACTTTGCGATGATGCTGGTAGACATTACTTCAAAGAATGCTACATTGAGGGTTCCATTGATTTCATTTTCGGAAATGGCAGATCCATCTACAAG GATTGTGAGCTACATTCGATAGCATCAAGGTTCGGATCTATAGCAGCACAGGATAGAAATGACCCAACTGAGAAAACGGGCTTTGCATTTGTACGATGCAAGGTGACGGGCTCAGGCCCATTATACGTGGGCCGAGCAATGGGCCAATACTCGAGAATAGTATACGCATACACATACTTCGATAATATAGTTGCAAACGGTGGTTGGGATGATTGGGATCACGccaacaacaaaaacaa GACTGTGTTCTTTGGAGTGTACAAATGTTGGGGACCAGGTGCAAATGCAGTACGTGGGGTGTCATGGGCCCAAGAGTTGGATTTCGAATCTGCACATCCATTTATCAGAAAGAGTTTCGTCAATGGAAGACATTGGATAGCACCCAATGATGCCTAA